In Myxococcus stipitatus, the following are encoded in one genomic region:
- a CDS encoding DUF58 domain-containing protein translates to MIPTGRLWALFALLAIPMMAAGFFPGLGGAVLVLDALALLLALGDFLVARSARLEVRRVLPQRLNVGVPNKVELRVVHRGGRKVHVHLKDGVPESFTAKPDEAPLELLPDSETRWVYRVTPAKRGRFDFGAVYARVRGPLGLVLHEREFPAAQAISVYPDLRGANRLLLSGATLDLVNLGLRQLRRDGRGSEFARLRDYAQGDSARDVDWKATARRGKPVTRVLESERSQSILICVDAGRSMAAQVDGLTKLDHAVNAALFLAFVAVRNGDRVGLAVFADGVKTYLPPAAGRGQYRKMVDALYSTTPSLTYVDYLALFKELNVRLHRRSLLCVFTDFLDEEQAATMVAPLHRLARRHVPLCLSVKDTALQKLLQTPPPGPEESFQHAVASELLMDREQLKARVSQGGVQMLDVQPDDLSLAAVNRYLDIKARGVL, encoded by the coding sequence GTGATTCCCACCGGGCGCCTCTGGGCCCTGTTCGCGCTCCTGGCGATTCCCATGATGGCCGCGGGGTTCTTCCCGGGCCTGGGCGGCGCCGTGCTGGTGCTCGACGCGCTGGCGCTGCTGCTGGCGTTGGGGGACTTCCTCGTCGCGCGCTCGGCGCGGCTGGAGGTGCGGCGCGTGCTGCCCCAGCGGCTCAACGTGGGCGTGCCCAACAAGGTGGAGCTGCGCGTGGTGCACCGGGGCGGCCGGAAGGTGCACGTGCACTTGAAGGACGGCGTGCCGGAGTCCTTCACCGCGAAGCCCGACGAGGCGCCGCTGGAGCTGCTGCCAGACAGCGAGACGCGCTGGGTGTACCGCGTGACGCCCGCCAAGCGGGGCCGGTTCGACTTCGGGGCCGTGTACGCCCGGGTCCGGGGGCCGTTGGGCCTCGTGCTCCATGAGCGCGAGTTCCCGGCCGCGCAAGCCATCTCCGTGTACCCGGACCTGCGAGGCGCCAACCGGCTCCTGCTGTCGGGCGCCACGCTGGACCTGGTGAACCTGGGCCTGCGCCAGCTCCGCCGCGACGGACGCGGCAGCGAGTTCGCTCGCCTGCGCGACTACGCCCAGGGCGACAGCGCCCGCGACGTGGATTGGAAGGCCACCGCGCGCCGGGGCAAGCCGGTGACGCGGGTGCTGGAGTCGGAGCGCTCACAGTCCATCCTCATCTGCGTGGATGCGGGGCGCTCCATGGCGGCGCAGGTGGATGGGCTCACCAAGTTGGACCACGCGGTGAATGCCGCGCTCTTCCTGGCCTTCGTCGCCGTGCGCAATGGAGACCGGGTGGGCCTGGCCGTCTTCGCCGACGGAGTGAAGACCTATCTGCCGCCCGCCGCGGGCCGAGGCCAGTACCGGAAGATGGTGGACGCGCTCTACTCCACCACGCCCAGCCTCACGTACGTGGACTACCTGGCGCTCTTCAAGGAGCTCAACGTCCGCCTGCACCGGCGAAGCCTGCTGTGTGTCTTCACGGACTTCCTGGACGAGGAGCAGGCCGCCACCATGGTGGCTCCGCTCCACCGCCTGGCGCGCCGCCACGTGCCCCTCTGCCTGTCCGTGAAGGACACCGCGCTCCAGAAGCTGCTCCAGACGCCTCCGCCCGGGCCCGAGGAATCCTTCCAGCACGCGGTCGCCTCGGAGCTGCTCATGGACCGCGAGCAGCTCAAGGCGCGGGTGAGCCAGGGTGGAGTGCAGATGCTGGACGTGCAGCCGGACGACCTGAGCCTGGCGGCGGTCAACCGCTACCTCGACATCAAGGCGCGGGGAGTGCTGTAG
- a CDS encoding inorganic diphosphatase: protein MSESLLLPPLPDAPEVLIECPRFSFVKRRADGSVDFVSPVPCPYNYGSIPGLMSGDGDPLDAVVLGSRMARGHRVRVDVVGVLGFVDSGMPDPKVICSTRPMSGAERVGLEAFFRVYAFFKRGLHLVRGHSTDTRFTGWLPVPRAGATALPAP from the coding sequence GTGTCCGAGTCGCTGCTCCTTCCTCCGCTGCCTGACGCACCCGAGGTCCTCATCGAGTGTCCGCGCTTCTCCTTCGTGAAGCGGCGCGCGGATGGCTCGGTGGACTTCGTGTCGCCCGTGCCGTGCCCCTACAACTACGGCAGCATCCCCGGTCTCATGTCGGGGGATGGAGATCCGCTCGACGCCGTGGTGCTGGGCTCGCGGATGGCGCGGGGGCATCGCGTGCGCGTGGACGTGGTCGGAGTGCTCGGCTTCGTCGACTCCGGGATGCCGGACCCCAAGGTGATCTGCTCCACGCGTCCCATGAGCGGCGCCGAGCGCGTGGGACTGGAGGCCTTCTTCCGCGTCTACGCGTTCTTCAAGCGGGGCTTGCACCTGGTGCGGGGACACTCGACGGACACGCGCTTCACGGGGTGGCTGCCGGTGCCGCGCGCGGGGGCTACAGCACTCCCCGCGCCTTGA
- a CDS encoding stage II sporulation protein M yields MEMAEFIESRRPHWEKLQRLLDQSEVQGLRGLSLDDARALGKLYRSVSSDLLWVRARSGSADVSAYLNDLVGRAYALTYPGRRPRMADVWGFVSKGFPALFRREWRMYAAALLLFLAGMGFGYLGMLVDPDAAPYLVPTEHLELDPTRRAADEAVDQDMTVSQQAEFSSFLFTHNIQVAFLAFALGATMGLGTAVMLFVNGLFLGALAQVYAAKGLAGWFWAWILPHGIPEITAICIAGAAGLVIARAMVAPKGLRRRQALRVEAVTAVKLLFGTLALFVLAGFIEGTVSQIHPPKLSVAFKVTFALVVGSGVYSYLLSDWLRGGAPEAPRPVS; encoded by the coding sequence ATGGAGATGGCGGAGTTCATCGAGTCGCGGCGGCCCCATTGGGAGAAGCTCCAGAGGCTGTTGGACCAGTCCGAGGTCCAGGGCTTGCGCGGGCTGAGCCTCGACGACGCCAGGGCGCTGGGAAAGCTGTACCGCTCGGTGTCGAGCGACTTGTTGTGGGTCCGGGCGCGCAGCGGCTCCGCCGATGTGAGCGCGTATTTGAATGACCTGGTGGGCCGCGCCTATGCGCTCACCTACCCGGGACGCCGTCCGAGGATGGCGGACGTGTGGGGGTTCGTGTCGAAGGGCTTCCCCGCGCTCTTCCGCCGCGAGTGGCGCATGTACGCCGCGGCGCTGCTGCTCTTCCTGGCGGGCATGGGCTTCGGCTACCTGGGCATGTTGGTGGACCCGGACGCGGCGCCCTACCTGGTGCCGACGGAGCACCTGGAGCTGGACCCGACGCGGCGCGCGGCCGATGAGGCGGTGGACCAGGACATGACGGTGTCCCAGCAGGCCGAGTTCTCGTCCTTCCTCTTCACGCACAACATCCAGGTGGCCTTCCTGGCGTTCGCGCTGGGCGCGACGATGGGGCTGGGCACCGCGGTGATGCTCTTCGTCAACGGCCTGTTCCTGGGGGCGCTGGCGCAGGTCTACGCGGCCAAGGGACTGGCCGGTTGGTTCTGGGCCTGGATTCTTCCGCACGGCATCCCCGAAATCACGGCCATCTGCATCGCGGGGGCGGCGGGACTCGTCATCGCGCGAGCGATGGTGGCGCCCAAGGGACTGCGGCGGAGGCAGGCGCTGCGCGTCGAGGCCGTGACGGCGGTGAAGCTGTTGTTCGGGACGTTGGCGCTGTTCGTGCTCGCGGGCTTCATCGAGGGCACGGTGTCGCAGATTCACCCGCCCAAGCTGTCGGTGGCCTTCAAGGTGACCTTCGCGCTCGTGGTGGGCTCGGGCGTCTATTCCTACCTGCTGTCGGACTGGCTGAGGGGTGGGGCGCCGGAAGCGCCGCGCCCTGTCTCCTGA
- a CDS encoding DUF1570 domain-containing protein — translation MRALCPMEGGGAWVEVRSPHFIIRTDLDVESAEVAAGELEMLRQGLLQAWGGGFDPPGTVDVIILRNREELSEFTNVRIEGFSATTSDGPLLVMAGNSYALSRDAVDKSTQAHELTHYLSQFALVRQPRWLAEGLASYLETITLKPERREVVLGALHGPFLDYVQRNGWRSLDELWEWDDRALMSSAESRQHYASAWLWVHFVISQHSERFGHFQQSLMRGEEPRRAWEKSFQGVKDLAGKLRDYALGGLSARYPLVTAPLLPVSNDILTHPLEPPEVHAVRTQLILMTPGPAPAEVRMEKAEWEMAQALKEDPGNITVALLRIRSLGDPDQQLHAAQALVERSPESGLAWNALAQALDAAGDATEAQEAARLRAVELIPDHVGAQNGLARYYARTAQPEKGLAAAQRALALAPGNASVLDTYSTILFQLGRCHEALSTQQFAVEMLYEGTPERMRQTMNDTLARYEAVCGASAGTPGRPAGGE, via the coding sequence ATGCGAGCGCTCTGCCCCATGGAGGGCGGAGGTGCCTGGGTGGAGGTCCGCAGCCCGCACTTCATCATCCGGACCGACCTGGACGTGGAGTCGGCGGAGGTGGCCGCCGGCGAGCTGGAGATGCTGCGTCAGGGATTGCTCCAGGCCTGGGGCGGTGGATTCGACCCGCCGGGCACGGTGGACGTCATCATCCTGCGAAACCGCGAGGAGTTGTCCGAGTTCACCAACGTCCGCATCGAGGGCTTCTCCGCCACCACGTCCGACGGCCCGCTGCTGGTGATGGCGGGCAACAGCTATGCGCTCAGCCGGGATGCGGTGGACAAGTCCACGCAGGCACATGAGCTGACGCACTACCTCTCGCAGTTCGCCTTGGTGCGCCAGCCGCGCTGGCTGGCGGAGGGACTGGCGTCCTATCTGGAGACCATCACCCTCAAGCCCGAGCGCCGCGAGGTGGTGCTCGGCGCCCTCCACGGGCCCTTCCTCGACTACGTCCAGCGCAATGGTTGGCGCTCGCTGGACGAGCTGTGGGAATGGGACGACCGGGCCCTGATGAGCAGCGCGGAGTCCCGTCAGCACTACGCCTCCGCGTGGCTGTGGGTCCACTTCGTCATCAGCCAGCACTCCGAGCGCTTCGGCCACTTCCAACAGTCCCTCATGCGAGGCGAGGAACCGCGACGCGCCTGGGAGAAGTCGTTTCAAGGCGTGAAGGACCTGGCAGGCAAGCTCCGGGACTACGCGCTCGGCGGGCTGAGCGCGCGCTACCCGCTGGTCACCGCGCCGCTGTTGCCCGTGTCGAACGACATCCTCACCCATCCCCTGGAACCACCGGAGGTGCATGCCGTGCGCACCCAGCTCATCCTCATGACGCCAGGCCCCGCGCCCGCCGAGGTGCGGATGGAGAAGGCCGAGTGGGAGATGGCCCAGGCGCTCAAGGAGGACCCGGGCAACATCACCGTGGCGCTCCTGCGCATCCGCTCCCTGGGGGACCCGGACCAGCAGCTCCACGCCGCGCAGGCCCTGGTGGAGAGAAGCCCCGAGAGCGGGCTTGCGTGGAACGCGCTGGCCCAGGCCCTGGATGCCGCGGGCGATGCCACCGAGGCGCAGGAGGCCGCGCGGCTGCGCGCGGTGGAGCTCATCCCCGACCACGTGGGCGCGCAGAACGGACTGGCCCGCTACTACGCGCGCACCGCGCAGCCCGAGAAGGGCCTGGCGGCGGCGCAGCGTGCGCTCGCGTTGGCCCCGGGAAACGCCAGCGTGCTCGACACGTACTCCACCATCCTCTTCCAGCTCGGCCGCTGCCACGAGGCCCTGTCCACGCAGCAGTTCGCGGTGGAGATGCTCTACGAGGGCACCCCCGAGCGGATGCGCCAGACGATGAACGACACCCTGGCCCGCTACGAGGCCGTCTGCGGCGCGTCCGCGGGCACTCCAGGCCGGCCCGCGGGAGGCGAGTAG
- a CDS encoding bifunctional metallophosphatase/5'-nucleotidase gives MNSNPFYRSRPFRQSRLSGVLVLALGALAGCEKSSPPPAAAAPEQPAAPAKPAVPSEVTLLVTGGTFGQLLPVEGKGGAAELLGQWVNTEKHCPGPVKDGQATCADSGTLALATGDHGNGPALSSFFLGAPTAEAMGRMGYAASAMGNHELAFGKEAFLSNRTTGGFPYLAANLRVKDPAVAGDLSLPAFQVFERRGLKIGVVGLAAEKTVRTAMAGRADGLEVTGYEEALSSAIPEARKAGADAVVVVADTCVTELQPVVAKHPEWKLSLVAGGRCPQQVYANENGVIFASLDRGFSKYLRAHLTFDTSKPAGEKVTGVEGKFVDVVGATPDAETAQLVAKWKAQLDEALGQQIGFTKSGIPQSSPLMAKWVAGAVRASLNTDAAILNRGGIRGDLPAGAVTRGSIYSVMPFENSLLVVKLKGEDLAKQLSNPNALIAGFTAAGKGKFKDAKGKALDPAKEYSVATVEYLYFGGDGFEFEKLAPEPTETGMAWQTPVVDWTKQLESTEKKLLEKQLK, from the coding sequence GTGAACTCGAACCCCTTCTATCGCTCCCGTCCCTTCCGCCAGTCCCGCCTTTCGGGGGTGCTGGTCCTCGCGCTCGGCGCTTTGGCCGGCTGCGAGAAGAGCAGTCCTCCCCCCGCGGCCGCCGCGCCGGAACAGCCCGCCGCGCCCGCGAAGCCCGCGGTGCCCAGCGAAGTCACGCTGCTCGTCACGGGTGGCACCTTCGGTCAGCTCCTTCCCGTCGAGGGGAAGGGCGGCGCCGCCGAGTTGCTGGGCCAGTGGGTGAACACCGAGAAGCACTGTCCTGGCCCCGTGAAGGATGGACAGGCCACCTGCGCTGACTCTGGCACCCTGGCGCTCGCCACGGGTGACCACGGCAACGGCCCCGCGCTGTCGTCGTTCTTCCTGGGCGCGCCCACCGCCGAGGCCATGGGCCGCATGGGCTACGCCGCCTCCGCCATGGGCAACCATGAGCTGGCGTTCGGCAAGGAAGCCTTCCTGAGCAACCGCACCACGGGCGGCTTCCCGTACCTGGCCGCCAACCTCCGCGTGAAGGACCCCGCCGTCGCGGGCGACCTGTCGCTCCCCGCGTTCCAGGTGTTCGAGCGCCGCGGCCTGAAGATTGGCGTGGTGGGGCTCGCCGCGGAGAAGACGGTGCGCACGGCGATGGCCGGCCGCGCCGATGGCCTCGAGGTCACCGGTTACGAAGAGGCGCTCTCCAGCGCCATCCCCGAGGCCCGCAAGGCCGGCGCCGATGCGGTCGTCGTCGTGGCCGACACGTGTGTCACGGAGCTGCAGCCCGTGGTGGCCAAGCACCCCGAGTGGAAGCTGTCGCTCGTGGCGGGCGGCCGCTGCCCGCAGCAGGTCTACGCGAACGAGAACGGCGTCATCTTCGCCTCGCTGGACCGCGGCTTCTCCAAGTACCTGCGCGCCCACCTCACGTTCGACACGTCCAAGCCCGCGGGTGAGAAGGTCACCGGCGTCGAGGGCAAGTTCGTCGACGTCGTGGGCGCCACGCCCGACGCGGAGACCGCGCAGCTGGTCGCCAAGTGGAAGGCGCAGCTCGACGAGGCGCTCGGCCAGCAGATCGGCTTCACCAAGTCGGGCATCCCCCAGTCCTCGCCGCTGATGGCCAAGTGGGTGGCTGGCGCGGTGCGCGCGTCGCTCAACACGGACGCGGCCATCCTCAACCGGGGCGGCATCCGCGGCGACCTGCCGGCGGGCGCGGTGACCCGCGGCAGCATCTACTCGGTGATGCCGTTCGAGAACTCGTTGCTCGTCGTGAAGCTCAAGGGCGAGGACCTGGCCAAGCAGCTGTCCAACCCCAACGCGCTCATCGCCGGCTTCACGGCCGCCGGGAAGGGCAAGTTCAAGGACGCCAAGGGCAAGGCGCTGGACCCGGCCAAGGAGTACTCCGTCGCCACGGTCGAGTACCTCTACTTCGGCGGTGATGGCTTCGAGTTCGAGAAGCTGGCCCCCGAGCCCACCGAGACGGGCATGGCGTGGCAGACGCCGGTGGTGGACTGGACCAAGCAGCTCGAGTCCACTGAGAAGAAGCTGCTGGAGAAGCAGCTGAAGTAA
- a CDS encoding cyclic nucleotide-binding domain-containing protein, giving the protein MSPSDSSSWNRRLWPAAAFQFALIAGVTQLKSAANALVLSRFESQAMPYLYLLGALITAALTLLPRSKPDSPLESPGVLTGVGGVFTLGLAAALFAGYRTPVLVLYLFVDTFSTFVSFRFWARMSAAFDAREARRAFTALNGFAMGGGMVGGLLVQRLAERLGTPAMVGSGALGLLAAGAIFHHLYRGAPPPSPPQGRPAPASFMAFSYLAKSPYAQVLAALGISFAVLSAFVDYLFRLRLEGTMSEDAMAALFGSLQLYIGLFCVAFQLLLTQRLLKRLGLLGYVALVPLVIAPLAAASLATPSLWPLHLLRLLETAVNYSILPVGIQLLYAAVPDGQREGLRAAVDGLLRKGGVVVAGLLLIGAGRAATGETMALAVVGMCAALVGLLVRLKPAYVAALGEQVGAHEEEAVALEGEEEQRLLAEALSAPVPDRVLRAVDLMEQAQVSLRPHLPALLRHPHERVLERGVALALELEARELAPVLERLVEEGPRRPRDQAVWALARLSPERAERLLPALLNHPDVGLRCAAIGALVKSTGSAVALASLEELLARGEGASVMERREVAKLLGRLQDSRFTGPLARYLDDSDGTVRRVALAAVGEGGYVDLAPRLLPFLTWREERKTTREALVALGDAVTPLVEEQLNNRRAPLAMRLQLPRVLRGIGTPAALDALLFSNVRDDASLHFRIGAQLSRLRDEHPEHPVDVDRVRDALGRRRDVYRSLVGAYRDVRAALGDGSLLTRAVGDRLDQALELCFFLLGLLDSSQRMRGIHYNLVGQDARRRALALELLDNLLSEEDRELVMEQVEAHHRELPLGASGRLWRRLAALVQSEDVVLRACARHVARVNGLDVLPQEGELSDRIVQRMFALEGVSVFSQSDVDDIAAIAAVAREGFFRAGERIYAQGDPGDALYVIVDGAIDAFHDGEHVLRFQGKQAFGEVSLLDGAPRPTDMVAAVDTRVLIIDRRDFLDLLADRPELLTGFFRAVSLQLQALIALPDSRETGERLEMTAPQPPVAPPLPTGPVPDAPEPTTQRRTRGGDA; this is encoded by the coding sequence GTGTCCCCCTCCGACTCCTCATCCTGGAACCGCCGACTGTGGCCGGCGGCTGCCTTTCAGTTCGCGCTCATCGCGGGAGTGACGCAACTGAAGTCGGCGGCCAACGCGCTCGTGCTGTCGCGTTTCGAGTCGCAGGCGATGCCCTACCTGTACCTCCTGGGCGCGCTCATCACCGCGGCGCTCACCTTGCTTCCGCGCTCCAAGCCGGACTCGCCGTTGGAGTCGCCAGGCGTGCTGACGGGGGTAGGGGGCGTCTTCACGCTGGGGCTGGCGGCGGCGTTGTTCGCGGGCTACCGCACCCCGGTGCTGGTGCTGTACCTGTTCGTCGACACGTTCTCCACGTTCGTGTCCTTCCGGTTCTGGGCCCGCATGTCCGCGGCCTTCGATGCGCGGGAGGCTCGCCGGGCCTTCACGGCCCTCAATGGCTTCGCCATGGGGGGCGGCATGGTGGGCGGGCTGCTCGTCCAACGGCTGGCGGAGCGGCTGGGGACTCCCGCCATGGTGGGCAGCGGCGCGCTGGGGCTGCTGGCCGCGGGTGCCATCTTCCATCACCTCTATCGAGGTGCGCCGCCGCCGTCGCCTCCGCAGGGCCGCCCCGCGCCCGCGTCGTTCATGGCGTTCAGCTACCTGGCGAAGAGCCCCTATGCGCAGGTGCTCGCGGCGCTGGGGATCTCCTTCGCGGTGCTGTCGGCCTTCGTGGACTACCTGTTCCGCCTGCGTCTGGAAGGCACGATGAGCGAGGACGCGATGGCCGCGCTCTTCGGCTCGCTGCAGCTCTACATCGGCCTGTTCTGCGTGGCGTTCCAGTTGCTGCTGACGCAGCGGCTGCTCAAGCGGCTGGGGTTGCTGGGTTACGTGGCGCTGGTGCCACTGGTCATCGCGCCGTTGGCGGCCGCGTCGCTTGCCACGCCCAGCCTCTGGCCCCTGCACCTGCTGCGGCTGCTGGAGACCGCGGTGAACTACTCCATCCTTCCGGTGGGCATCCAGCTGCTCTACGCGGCGGTGCCGGATGGGCAGCGCGAGGGCCTGCGCGCCGCGGTGGATGGATTGCTTCGCAAGGGCGGTGTGGTGGTGGCGGGCCTGCTGCTCATCGGCGCGGGGCGTGCCGCCACGGGCGAGACGATGGCCCTGGCGGTGGTGGGCATGTGCGCGGCCCTGGTGGGGTTGCTGGTACGGCTCAAGCCCGCCTACGTGGCGGCGCTGGGTGAGCAGGTGGGCGCGCACGAGGAAGAGGCGGTGGCGTTGGAGGGTGAGGAGGAGCAGCGCCTCCTTGCGGAGGCTCTCTCCGCGCCGGTTCCAGACCGGGTGCTGCGCGCGGTGGATTTGATGGAGCAGGCGCAGGTATCGCTGCGTCCGCACCTGCCGGCGCTGCTGCGTCATCCCCATGAGCGAGTGCTGGAGCGCGGTGTCGCGCTGGCGCTGGAGCTGGAGGCTCGGGAGCTGGCGCCGGTGCTGGAGCGGCTGGTGGAGGAAGGGCCTCGGCGTCCTCGGGACCAGGCGGTCTGGGCGCTGGCGCGGTTGTCTCCGGAGCGTGCCGAGCGGTTGTTGCCAGCGCTGCTCAACCATCCGGACGTGGGGCTTCGGTGCGCGGCCATCGGCGCGCTCGTGAAGTCGACGGGCAGTGCCGTGGCGCTGGCCTCTCTCGAGGAGCTGTTGGCGCGAGGTGAAGGCGCTTCGGTGATGGAACGGCGTGAGGTGGCGAAGCTCCTGGGGCGGCTCCAGGATTCGCGCTTCACGGGTCCGCTGGCTCGCTATCTCGACGACAGTGACGGGACGGTGCGCCGCGTGGCGCTGGCCGCGGTGGGGGAGGGTGGCTACGTGGACCTGGCTCCGCGTTTGTTGCCGTTCCTCACGTGGCGCGAGGAGCGCAAGACGACACGCGAGGCCCTCGTCGCGCTCGGTGACGCGGTGACGCCGTTGGTGGAGGAACAGCTCAACAACCGGCGGGCTCCGCTGGCGATGCGGCTGCAGCTGCCTCGGGTGCTGCGTGGCATTGGCACGCCGGCGGCGCTGGATGCGCTGTTGTTCTCGAACGTGCGGGATGATGCGTCGCTGCACTTCCGCATTGGCGCGCAGCTCTCACGGCTTCGCGACGAGCATCCCGAGCATCCGGTGGATGTGGACCGCGTTCGTGATGCGCTGGGGCGCCGGCGGGACGTCTACCGCTCGCTGGTGGGGGCTTATCGCGACGTGCGCGCGGCGCTGGGAGATGGCTCGCTGCTCACTCGGGCGGTGGGGGACCGGCTGGACCAGGCGCTCGAGCTTTGTTTCTTTCTGTTGGGGTTGCTGGACTCGTCGCAGCGCATGCGGGGTATCCACTACAACCTGGTGGGGCAGGATGCGCGCAGGCGCGCGCTGGCGCTGGAGTTGTTGGACAACCTGCTCTCGGAGGAGGACCGGGAGCTGGTGATGGAGCAGGTGGAGGCACATCACCGGGAACTGCCGCTGGGGGCCTCGGGGCGGCTGTGGCGCAGGCTGGCTGCGCTGGTGCAGAGCGAGGACGTGGTGTTGCGCGCGTGTGCTCGCCATGTTGCTCGGGTGAACGGGCTGGATGTGCTCCCGCAGGAGGGTGAGTTGAGCGACCGCATTGTCCAACGGATGTTCGCCTTGGAGGGCGTGAGCGTCTTCTCCCAGAGCGATGTGGATGACATCGCGGCCATCGCCGCGGTGGCGCGCGAGGGCTTCTTCCGAGCGGGGGAGCGCATCTACGCGCAAGGCGACCCGGGCGACGCGCTCTATGTCATCGTCGATGGCGCCATTGATGCGTTCCATGATGGGGAGCACGTGCTTCGCTTCCAGGGCAAGCAGGCCTTCGGCGAGGTGAGCTTGCTCGACGGCGCGCCGCGCCCCACGGACATGGTGGCCGCGGTGGATACGCGCGTGCTCATCATCGACCGGCGAGACTTCCTGGACCTCCTGGCGGACAGGCCCGAGCTGCTCACGGGGTTCTTCCGTGCGGTGAGCCTCCAGCTCCAAGCGCTCATCGCGCTGCCGGACTCGCGTGAGACGGGGGAGCGGCTGGAGATGACCGCGCCGCAGCCGCCCGTCGCGCCGCCGCTTCCCACAGGGCCTGTTCCCGATGCCCCCGAGCCGACGACGCAGCGGCGCACTCGCGGCGGAGATGCCTGA
- a CDS encoding RDD family protein, with translation MTSATETLLDGTHTVLTPEYVEFRFTLAGLYSRFLAWLVDLVIVLALSATTLLVLSLTMMAFPGMASALGIVVYFLVDWGYGIALETAWSGQTVGKRMFSLRVIQESGVRIGFYHAALRNLVRPVDRLPFLYLVGGVAAMVSGSQQRLGDMLAGTIVVRERKLKVPSAISATGEEGLLADPLFVSRVKRLSTEEREVVLTAALRREELRMDARLRLFAALGTRLQDALAMEKPAHLSDEKWTLLVAAALLPPKAARGTRPPRAQALG, from the coding sequence GTGACTTCGGCCACCGAGACGCTGCTGGACGGCACCCACACGGTGCTCACCCCCGAGTACGTGGAGTTCCGCTTCACGCTGGCGGGGCTGTACTCCCGATTCCTCGCCTGGCTGGTGGACCTGGTCATCGTCCTGGCCCTCAGCGCGACGACCCTGCTGGTCCTGAGCCTCACCATGATGGCCTTTCCCGGAATGGCCAGCGCCCTGGGCATCGTCGTCTACTTCCTCGTGGACTGGGGCTACGGCATCGCGCTGGAGACAGCGTGGAGCGGGCAGACGGTGGGCAAACGCATGTTCTCCCTGCGCGTCATCCAGGAGAGCGGCGTGCGCATCGGCTTCTATCACGCGGCGCTGCGCAACCTGGTGCGTCCCGTGGACCGGCTGCCCTTCCTCTACCTGGTGGGAGGGGTGGCGGCCATGGTCTCCGGCTCCCAACAACGGTTGGGGGACATGCTCGCGGGCACCATCGTCGTGCGCGAGCGGAAGCTGAAGGTGCCGTCCGCCATCAGCGCCACCGGCGAAGAGGGCCTGCTGGCGGATCCGCTCTTCGTCTCGCGCGTGAAGCGGTTGTCGACCGAGGAGCGCGAGGTGGTGCTCACCGCCGCCCTGCGCCGCGAGGAGCTGCGGATGGATGCGCGCCTGCGGCTGTTCGCCGCCCTCGGAACACGCCTTCAGGATGCCCTGGCCATGGAGAAGCCTGCGCACCTCTCCGACGAGAAGTGGACCCTGCTGGTCGCGGCCGCCTTGCTGCCACCCAAGGCCGCGCGCGGCACCCGGCCACCGCGCGCCCAGGCCCTGGGGTAG
- a CDS encoding outer membrane beta-barrel protein → MRTLLCTLTFALALLGAAPAHAQFANRSLGLSLGYMDFNRTNGLDNAFFVGIDASLYIENGFEVVSYSKIAFPRDNTSNEKKRVVGLAPSLGLRYLLMEESIRPYVGADISYLIVFKAATSNFVGVGPNAGVDFFLSDSVSVGLRGQYNIYIALNEKTQNSLTFSAGIAAYF, encoded by the coding sequence ATGCGTACCTTGCTCTGCACCCTCACGTTCGCCCTGGCCTTGCTCGGGGCGGCTCCGGCTCACGCCCAGTTCGCCAATCGCAGTCTCGGGTTGTCGCTGGGTTACATGGACTTCAACCGCACCAACGGGTTGGACAACGCGTTCTTCGTGGGCATCGATGCCAGCCTCTACATCGAGAATGGCTTCGAGGTGGTGTCCTACTCGAAGATTGCCTTCCCTCGCGACAACACGAGCAATGAGAAGAAGCGCGTGGTGGGCCTGGCCCCGTCGCTGGGCCTGCGCTACCTGCTGATGGAGGAGTCCATCCGGCCCTATGTCGGCGCGGACATCAGCTATCTCATCGTCTTCAAGGCGGCCACGAGCAACTTCGTGGGCGTGGGCCCCAACGCGGGCGTGGACTTCTTCCTGTCGGACTCCGTGAGCGTGGGTCTGCGTGGCCAGTACAACATCTACATCGCGCTCAATGAGAAGACGCAGAACTCGCTGACGTTCTCGGCGGGCATCGCGGCCTACTTCTAG